The following DNA comes from Hahella chejuensis KCTC 2396.
AGCGGGCAAGGCACACGCTCATGGTGGACGAAAAGTGAGCCGGATTCTTCAATTGCCATCAAGCGATGCAGGTCTGTAACATATTGAGCCTTTAGCAAAGCAAAGCGTTCTAACATATGGGCTATGTCATCAATTCTATCTTTGACTAGCTCGCGGTTCCTCACAATTTCCCGTCTTTGGGTTGTCATTTCATTTAGCTGTGACTGAGCTAATTTAAGCTGTTCTTTACTGAACGAAATAGACGCCTCAAGCTTTCCGAGTTGTTCTACTAGTTCTTCACGGCTATAACCGTGTTCACTAATTTCGTCCTCCAGGTCACTTATCCATTGTTCGAGGAGTTCTGCTTTAGCTTGGTCATTTGATTCGGATTGTTTGCGAGCATCCGCCAGCACTATAGCGCTATCATCTGTCCCAGTAAGCATTAGCTTCAAGGTGGACTTTTCAGCAGTTTTGGAAACATGCTGGCCAGATAAGAACGGAGAGTCCTGGCGTATTATTTCCTGTTCATTAACAATGATGAGCCTAGCGATATCGCGGAAACTTAAGGATCGACATTCTCCGTTCGCATTCTTTCGGACATATTTTCCTAGCAAATCTATACACCCAAGAAGCCATCCAGAAATGTTGTCCTCTCGGCCTGCGGCGTGTTTCATTTTTATCGAATCGCTTTCTTTAGCGTCGGTTTCAGATTCAATAATACCTTCGTATACCCGATAGTTACCGCCTTCTATGCTGCGTTCAAATGTCCAGGAACCTTTCTTTGAGGAGTCGACAGCAATACGGGCTTTGTCATATCCGCCAAGCTCTGGAATTCCACGTAAGTCTTTACCACCAAGTAAGAAATCAATAGCTTCTACAAGGAAGGACTTTCCAGTGTCGGATGCTCCGCATACAACGCTCAAGCTTTGATCGAAACTAACCAAAGCGGGGTCAACACTGGGGCCTAAGAAGCTTATGTTTCTTATTTGAATTGTCTCATTCATCTGATTAACCGCCACCTAAACCTTGTGATGGATGAAATTGGGTAGTCCATTTATCAAAAAAACCGTTTATTAATTTATGAAGCTCAGACGTGTCCATATTGCTAAAGGTTGTTGCAACCCAATTTGCTTTTTCTATCAGCAAGAGCATATACGGAGTAGCCAGTGAATCGACAAATGGTTTGGCATAGTCACTTGCTTGATAAACAATACCTTCTGCATGAGCAATTCTGGTAATAAGGCCTCGGCTCATCATTAAAGAAAGCCCTGACTCAATAATTCTACGTCTAACCAAAAGCTCGCCTTCTCTCATAGGAAGAGGTGGGTGAAGGCTCTCGGGTCCTCCTACGTCTCCGGAATGGACAACCAAGTAGTCGAAGTCAACAAGTCGCTGCAAATCCAATGCATCTGGAAAGTTCGCTGTCAGAATGACCAATGATCGAACTCCTGTCTCCAAGGCACTGTTAAATACCGTGACATATGGCTGCTGCTGATCACTCATTGTGTTTGCTCCAACTCAACCGGTTGTCATTAACTAGCTGGTGGCACATTCCTTGTTTGTCCCTCACTCGTGTAACACTTGCCAACGGGCTAGCCTCGACAGCCACATTAGCAGCTTGGCTCATTGTTGCATTTAAGCGATCCATATCGCATTTGTGCTGAGACTCGCAGACATCCACAATACCATCAAAAATATCATCCTGAAGAGCTTCGAAGACACCAGAGGGAACCGTATCTCGGGAAAAGTTACGTAGGGACTCAGCATGATAAAAGCGTTCACGTTGTCTTTGAAAGTGGGCGCGTAAGTTGTCGTCTTTGTCGAGTAAGGAAAGGTCTGGCGTTTGCTGGTATTCACCAATGAACTGCGCGTATACGCTCAGAAGTTGCTTTACGTAACGATGATCCAGAGATACTGTATCTTCCGGTGGAATTTCAGGCTCAGGACGGATACTGAGCCCTCCTCCAAACCTAACAGCGTGAAACCGTGTGGATGCGTGTTGTTCAATCATCCGAACCAGCGAAATTGAGCCGAATATAGTGAAGTCAAAACTTTGCAAATGTGCTAGAAGATCGCCCTGAAGTTTTATCTTTGCAGTCGATGTGATGTCATCCTCGCAGTACTTCTCCCAGTTTTCCTTAAGTTCTTCTTTTAGCTTCGAAGCATTGGCTAGCAGCTTGCCCAGCTTTGTGCCGATATTTTTGGGAGCGACAAAGTAGTACTTTCGTGGGGAGGGGAACTCACCGCAATATGTAAAGTAAATAATTTTCCCGAACTCAACCCAGATATCTGAAGGCGTTAATGGCTTATCGTAAAATTTACATTGGTAGTTGTCCCACCCGTTACTGAACTGGTTTGAATTAATAAAACCTACAACGTCCAGTCCTTTGTCACCTGCGCCAGCAAAGCGTTTAACGCAATAATATGAACTTTTCAGAGATGATGCCCATTCCTCGGTAAACTCCTCCCATTCGTCCGCGCCGAATAGCTGTACGCGCTGTGTTTTCGGGATGGGAACGCCTGAAATTACATGTGCGGAGCTATACAATCCTTTCTGAGGATTGGGTGAGAGCTCTTTAAAATCACCTTCGTTCATCGTTTTATTTCGAAATCAGAGAGTCAAAGATATTGATTCTGCCGCGATATTAATAGTTTATAAAGCAATTTCAGTAAGGCGTTAATTTATCAAAGCAGCGACCACCTTAAACTGGACTAGATCACCTAATGTATTGATCTTGTGGATATAAATGAGGTCATCTAGTTAGGCCGAATGTCCGTTGAAGTGGGTGATTCGTGAACGATTCAGTATGTTAATAAAGCACAAAGCAAACCATCTGTTAACGTTGGAATACCGTGAAGCGCGCTGGTTGCTGGTTTTGTTTTCCGTCTCCGCCGCACTGGTTTCCGCTCTGTTGTATAAGTCCTTCAGTTGGATTGGCGTCGCCGCTCTGGGGTTAACGGTCCTGGTATTCGCATGGTTCGCAATGATCTCCGTCAACGCAACCGTTACGTTGGACAAAGACCGCGATCTGTTCGCCTGTACGCAAAAACGACTGTGGCGGAAAGCGGAGCGGTTCGAATGCCCACTGCATGAAATTACCGACGTCATTTTGGAAAGCGAAGACGACGCCACTCGTTTAGGGTTTGTCATACAGGGCAAAACCTTGTACCCCAGCGAAATATTCTCTTCCAGCGCTTGGCGAAGCGAAGAACGGGTCTATCGGGCAGTACGCGACTTCTTATTTGGCTGATGGCGAGAATTCAGTCTAAACAAATATTTA
Coding sequences within:
- a CDS encoding ABC-three component system middle component 2, which encodes MSDQQQPYVTVFNSALETGVRSLVILTANFPDALDLQRLVDFDYLVVHSGDVGGPESLHPPLPMREGELLVRRRIIESGLSLMMSRGLITRIAHAEGIVYQASDYAKPFVDSLATPYMLLLIEKANWVATTFSNMDTSELHKLINGFFDKWTTQFHPSQGLGGG
- a CDS encoding ABC-three component system protein, whose product is MNEGDFKELSPNPQKGLYSSAHVISGVPIPKTQRVQLFGADEWEEFTEEWASSLKSSYYCVKRFAGAGDKGLDVVGFINSNQFSNGWDNYQCKFYDKPLTPSDIWVEFGKIIYFTYCGEFPSPRKYYFVAPKNIGTKLGKLLANASKLKEELKENWEKYCEDDITSTAKIKLQGDLLAHLQSFDFTIFGSISLVRMIEQHASTRFHAVRFGGGLSIRPEPEIPPEDTVSLDHRYVKQLLSVYAQFIGEYQQTPDLSLLDKDDNLRAHFQRQRERFYHAESLRNFSRDTVPSGVFEALQDDIFDGIVDVCESQHKCDMDRLNATMSQAANVAVEASPLASVTRVRDKQGMCHQLVNDNRLSWSKHNE